A region of Chloracidobacterium sp. DNA encodes the following proteins:
- a CDS encoding sodium-translocating pyrophosphatase, with amino-acid sequence MNSYLIYLAPALGVLGLVVMAFKSAWVSKQDAGDAKMQELAGYIADGAMAFLKAEWKVLSIFAVFTAALLAYSGTIHEVNGKQIHSSWVISIAFIVGAVFSATAGYIGMKVATKANVRTTQAARTSLKQALKVSFTGGTVMGLGVAGLAVLGLGGLFIIFLYMFAGLGANQISTSIEVLTGFSLGAESIALFSRVGGGIYTKAADVGADLVGKVEAGIPEDDVRNPATIADNVGDNVGDVAGMGADLFGSYVATILATMVLGQEIKVTDAFGGMSPILLPMVICGLGIVFSIVGFWFVKIKDDKSSVQNALNTGNWTSMLLTVIASFFAVMWILPDGQITLRSVTFTKWDVFFAIIVGTVVGAIMSIVTEYYTAMGKKPVLSIVQQSSTGHATNIIGGLSVGMKSTVIPILTLAAGIMFSYHFAGLYGVAIAAAGMMATTAMQLAIDAFGPIADNAGGIAEMSQLPPEVRERTDNLDAVGNTTAATGKGFAIASAALTALALFAAFVGIADINAIDIYKANVLAGLFVGGMIPFIFSALCIQAVGKAAMDMVEEVRRQFREIPGIMEYKAKPEYDKCVAISTKASLREMLMPGAIALITPVIVGFTFGPEVLGGLLAGVTVSGVLMGIFQSNAGGAWDNAKKSFEKGVLINGEMVFKGSEAHKASVTGDTVGDPFKDTSGPSMNILIKLMSIVSLVIAPYIAGIGR; translated from the coding sequence ATGAACAGTTACTTGATCTATTTGGCGCCTGCTTTAGGTGTGTTGGGATTGGTGGTGATGGCATTCAAATCGGCCTGGGTCAGCAAGCAGGATGCCGGTGATGCGAAAATGCAGGAACTTGCCGGCTATATAGCCGACGGAGCGATGGCGTTTCTCAAAGCGGAATGGAAAGTCTTAAGTATTTTCGCCGTTTTTACTGCCGCACTATTGGCATATTCGGGAACGATCCACGAGGTAAACGGCAAGCAGATCCATTCGAGTTGGGTGATCAGTATCGCCTTCATCGTGGGAGCTGTGTTTTCGGCAACTGCCGGATATATCGGCATGAAGGTCGCGACGAAGGCGAATGTTCGCACGACACAAGCGGCCCGAACCAGTTTGAAACAGGCTCTGAAAGTCTCATTCACCGGCGGAACGGTGATGGGCCTTGGCGTTGCCGGACTTGCGGTTTTAGGTTTAGGCGGCCTGTTCATTATTTTTCTTTATATGTTTGCCGGCCTCGGTGCCAATCAGATCTCAACTTCGATCGAGGTGCTGACCGGTTTCTCTTTGGGAGCAGAATCCATCGCGTTGTTTTCGCGTGTTGGCGGCGGAATTTATACAAAAGCTGCTGACGTTGGAGCTGACCTCGTTGGAAAAGTAGAAGCGGGAATTCCGGAAGATGACGTTCGTAATCCGGCAACCATTGCCGATAACGTCGGAGACAACGTTGGCGATGTCGCTGGAATGGGCGCCGATCTTTTTGGTTCATATGTAGCTACGATCCTCGCCACAATGGTGCTCGGACAAGAGATCAAGGTGACGGATGCCTTTGGCGGTATGTCGCCGATTCTGTTGCCGATGGTGATTTGCGGGCTTGGTATAGTTTTCTCAATCGTTGGATTTTGGTTCGTTAAGATCAAAGACGACAAGTCGAGTGTGCAGAACGCCTTAAATACAGGGAACTGGACCTCGATGCTGTTGACGGTGATCGCATCGTTCTTTGCCGTAATGTGGATACTGCCCGATGGCCAGATCACGCTTCGCTCGGTGACATTCACTAAATGGGACGTGTTTTTTGCGATCATTGTCGGAACGGTTGTCGGAGCGATAATGAGTATCGTTACCGAATACTACACGGCGATGGGCAAAAAGCCTGTGCTGTCGATAGTTCAGCAATCGTCAACCGGCCACGCGACAAACATCATCGGCGGTTTGTCTGTCGGCATGAAATCGACAGTTATACCTATCTTGACACTTGCTGCGGGTATTATGTTCTCGTACCACTTTGCCGGATTGTACGGCGTGGCTATCGCCGCCGCCGGAATGATGGCGACGACTGCGATGCAGTTGGCAATCGACGCATTCGGGCCTATTGCAGATAACGCCGGCGGCATCGCAGAGATGAGCCAGCTTCCACCCGAAGTTCGCGAGCGTACTGATAATCTCGATGCGGTCGGCAACACGACGGCGGCAACCGGAAAAGGTTTTGCTATCGCCTCGGCAGCACTTACAGCATTGGCGTTGTTTGCGGCGTTTGTCGGGATCGCCGACATTAATGCCATCGATATCTACAAGGCGAACGTCTTGGCTGGTCTTTTCGTAGGCGGAATGATCCCGTTCATTTTCTCGGCGTTGTGTATTCAAGCTGTCGGCAAAGCCGCAATGGATATGGTTGAGGAAGTTCGCCGCCAGTTCCGCGAAATTCCGGGCATTATGGAATATAAGGCAAAACCGGAATACGACAAATGCGTTGCGATCTCGACAAAAGCTTCCTTGCGCGAAATGCTCATGCCGGGAGCGATCGCTCTGATCACGCCCGTGATAGTCGGCTTCACATTCGGCCCTGAAGTCCTAGGCGGGTTGCTCGCAGGTGTAACCGTCTCAGGCGTGCTGATGGGAATCTTCCAGTCGAACGCTGGCGGCGCGTGGGACAATGCCAAAAAATCCTTCGAAAAAGGCGTCCTCATCAACGGAGAAATGGTCTTTAAAGGCTCCGAAGCCCACAAAGCATCAGTCACAGGCGACACCGTAGGCGACCCCTTCAAAGACACATCAGGCCCGTCGATGAACATCCTCATCAAGCTGATGTCGATCGTTTCGCTCGTGATCGCACCTTATATTGCCGGGATCGGTCGTTAA
- a CDS encoding YdeI/OmpD-associated family protein: MPTTDPFVDAYIEKSKDFAKPILNHIRKLVHAACPDVVETKKWSFPHFDYKGEMMCSMAAFKEHCAFNFWKQSLLDESAFPEEKTAMGSFGRIKSLKDLPNDRTFKKLIHDAMKLNDAGIKVAKSKPAGERKDLVVPAILKAALKTNALAAETFDNFPYSCKKEYIEWITEAKTDATRDKRLATTIEWLSEGKRRNWKYEKC, from the coding sequence ATGCCGACGACCGATCCATTTGTCGATGCATACATCGAAAAGTCAAAGGATTTTGCCAAGCCCATTCTGAATCATATTAGGAAGCTCGTTCACGCCGCTTGTCCAGATGTCGTCGAAACGAAGAAATGGAGCTTTCCGCATTTTGATTATAAGGGCGAAATGATGTGTTCGATGGCGGCATTTAAGGAACATTGCGCATTTAACTTTTGGAAGCAATCGCTTCTGGATGAGTCCGCCTTTCCAGAGGAAAAGACCGCAATGGGCAGCTTTGGGCGAATTAAGTCGCTCAAAGATCTTCCAAATGACAGAACTTTCAAAAAGCTCATCCACGACGCGATGAAGCTGAATGACGCCGGGATAAAGGTCGCTAAATCGAAACCTGCGGGCGAGCGTAAAGACCTCGTAGTACCGGCAATTCTAAAAGCGGCACTTAAGACAAATGCTCTTGCTGCGGAAACCTTTGATAATTTTCCTTACAGTTGTAAGAAGGAATATATCGAATGGATAACCGAGGCAAAAACCGACGCGACGCGTGATAAGCGGCTTGCGACCACTATCGAATGGCTGAGCGAAGGCAAGCGTCGAAATTGGAAATATGAAAAATGCTAG
- a CDS encoding DUF853 family protein, whose amino-acid sequence MTEPILVAKKDASEFHLLPQMSNRHGVITGATGTGKTVTLQRLAEGFSQRGVPVFMADIKGDLTGVTQIGGGNAKIDARNEQLGITPTFEQFPATVWDVFGKQGHPLRATVSEMGPLLIARLLQLNETQEGVLAIAFKYADDNGMMLIDLKDLQSLMQHVGEIADQLTLQYGNVSSASVGAIQRGLLQIDEQGGDLFFGEPAVKLDDFMQTSGGKGVLNLLAADQLVQAPKLYSTFLLWLLSELFEELPEAGDLEKPKLVFFFDEAHLLFNDAPQSLVEKVEQVVRLIRSKGVGVYFVTQNPADIPEKVLAQLGNRVQHALRAYTPQEQKGVKAAATSFRVNPKLDTEKVITELGVGEVLISTLDEKGVPTIVDRAFVVPPVGHIGPITAEQRQQLLANSLVAGIYENGIDRESAFEMLKVKHEAKVAEQQAAAEQEAAAKQAAVEAKAEKAAAKAPDSMWESIGKSAVRAATTSVARSVGTKLVRGVLGGLLGGKKSWF is encoded by the coding sequence ATGACAGAACCAATACTCGTAGCAAAAAAAGACGCTAGTGAATTCCATCTGTTGCCGCAGATGTCTAACCGTCACGGCGTTATCACAGGTGCGACCGGAACGGGCAAGACTGTGACCTTACAACGTCTTGCCGAGGGCTTTAGCCAGCGTGGTGTGCCGGTCTTTATGGCCGACATCAAGGGCGACCTGACAGGCGTGACACAGATCGGTGGCGGCAACGCGAAGATCGACGCCCGAAACGAACAACTGGGGATCACGCCGACGTTCGAGCAGTTTCCGGCAACTGTTTGGGATGTGTTTGGCAAACAGGGACATCCGCTGCGTGCGACCGTCAGCGAGATGGGGCCGCTTCTCATCGCACGGCTTTTGCAGCTAAATGAAACGCAGGAAGGCGTACTCGCCATTGCGTTCAAATACGCCGACGACAACGGCATGATGCTGATCGACCTCAAGGACCTGCAATCGCTGATGCAGCATGTCGGCGAAATTGCCGATCAATTGACCTTGCAATACGGCAACGTTTCGTCGGCGTCTGTCGGTGCCATACAACGCGGGCTTTTGCAGATAGACGAGCAGGGCGGCGATCTTTTCTTTGGCGAACCGGCAGTAAAGCTTGATGATTTTATGCAAACATCAGGTGGTAAAGGTGTGCTCAATCTGCTTGCTGCCGATCAACTCGTTCAGGCACCGAAACTGTATTCGACCTTTTTACTTTGGCTGCTTTCGGAATTGTTTGAAGAACTGCCCGAGGCCGGCGACCTTGAGAAACCAAAGCTCGTGTTCTTCTTTGATGAAGCACATTTACTATTTAACGATGCTCCCCAGTCATTGGTCGAAAAGGTCGAACAAGTCGTGCGTCTGATTCGCTCAAAAGGTGTCGGTGTTTATTTCGTCACGCAAAATCCGGCGGATATTCCTGAAAAAGTGCTTGCACAGCTTGGCAATCGCGTTCAGCATGCTCTGCGAGCCTACACGCCGCAGGAACAAAAGGGCGTCAAGGCCGCTGCTACATCGTTCCGCGTCAATCCCAAGCTTGATACCGAAAAAGTCATAACGGAACTCGGCGTTGGTGAAGTACTGATCTCGACACTCGACGAAAAAGGTGTGCCCACCATCGTTGACCGTGCATTTGTCGTGCCGCCAGTCGGCCACATTGGCCCGATCACGGCGGAGCAGCGACAACAGCTTTTAGCAAATTCACTCGTCGCCGGTATTTATGAGAACGGCATCGACCGCGAATCTGCATTCGAGATGCTAAAAGTAAAACACGAGGCAAAGGTCGCGGAGCAGCAAGCTGCCGCTGAACAAGAAGCCGCAGCCAAACAAGCTGCCGTCGAAGCCAAAGCCGAGAAAGCCGCCGCTAAAGCTCCAGACTCGATGTGGGAATCGATCGGTAAGAGCGCCGTTCGTGCGGCAACGACAAGTGTTGCTCGTTCCGTCGGGACAAAACTCGTACGCGGAGTTCTGGGCGGTTTGCTGGGTGGTAAGAAGAGTTGGTTTTGA